Proteins co-encoded in one Streptomyces sp. JH34 genomic window:
- a CDS encoding ankyrin repeat domain-containing protein gives MRPWPKDGFLPPEEASSLRKVRRYAVPRGLIERATERRLAGDWRGALAAARVEPAFDLAEVTAAYGTAVAGALASDLLHLVPDLVHWHLPRVLAGRSTIATDRTVVLAGYGNGSGLPLAPYLYLLTPPMVDGPQRLVLRFGAVPGEETPGVFGAGTEDWRACRWLWDARHTDGLREAVGAAVRVPFFRHDGTPLSTEELGAGDDAAGRAERVTLLHQEGKVSEAFAAAGVEWDPVLPESTRSWRGLDIEDNVRRMTLDIPRLDPAVRRATAAGGGERFLVPMSWRISILLELPDHSTGGRLRARVVERETPGAASAARLPEAAWRRLPDLDLLRIGAMPPQWLHPLVARALFPALEGPLGPPGPPAPRPVRVRCRGEWHEVVFRDGALRSPHTDEERQRESALRAFGGAVAGCFAVEHSCTSGTGRLPKELRAQVRELFLRAQHGDTPAVLEMLDAGVDLRVKDARQRGLLHVLPLLDHEALLPRLLEAGLDLEARDHMERTPLGVAVSEGGSPALVGALLDAGARIDVTDATELSLSQMIRRYRREDLAFLKERVETEHPGIGSEWYDEYVQESPEDEEQ, from the coding sequence GTGAGGCCCTGGCCCAAGGACGGTTTCCTCCCGCCGGAGGAGGCGTCGAGCCTGCGCAAGGTCCGCCGGTACGCCGTGCCACGCGGGCTGATCGAGCGGGCGACGGAACGGCGGCTGGCCGGTGACTGGCGTGGTGCCCTCGCGGCGGCGCGCGTCGAACCCGCCTTCGACCTCGCGGAGGTGACGGCGGCGTACGGTACGGCCGTCGCCGGAGCCCTCGCGTCGGACCTGCTCCACCTGGTACCCGACCTGGTGCACTGGCACCTGCCCCGGGTGCTGGCGGGGCGCTCCACGATCGCCACCGACCGCACCGTGGTCCTGGCCGGCTACGGGAACGGGTCCGGCCTGCCTCTCGCCCCGTATCTGTATCTGCTCACGCCCCCGATGGTCGACGGACCGCAGCGCCTCGTCCTGCGTTTCGGCGCCGTGCCCGGCGAAGAGACTCCCGGCGTCTTCGGTGCGGGGACCGAGGACTGGCGGGCCTGCCGGTGGCTGTGGGACGCGCGGCACACGGACGGTCTCCGGGAGGCGGTCGGCGCCGCCGTCCGGGTTCCCTTCTTCCGCCACGACGGCACGCCGCTGAGCACCGAGGAGCTCGGCGCGGGCGATGACGCGGCCGGCCGGGCGGAGCGGGTGACGCTGCTTCACCAGGAGGGCAAGGTCTCCGAGGCCTTCGCCGCCGCCGGCGTCGAATGGGACCCGGTCCTGCCGGAGTCCACGCGGTCGTGGCGCGGGCTGGACATCGAGGACAACGTCCGCCGGATGACGCTCGACATCCCCCGCCTGGATCCGGCGGTGCGGCGCGCGACCGCCGCGGGTGGCGGGGAGCGCTTCCTGGTGCCCATGAGCTGGCGGATCTCCATCCTGCTGGAGCTCCCGGACCACAGCACCGGCGGGCGTCTCCGGGCCCGTGTCGTCGAAAGGGAGACCCCGGGCGCGGCATCGGCGGCCCGGCTTCCCGAGGCGGCCTGGCGCCGCCTTCCCGACCTCGACCTGCTGCGGATCGGCGCCATGCCGCCGCAGTGGCTCCACCCGCTGGTCGCCCGTGCGCTGTTCCCCGCCCTCGAGGGGCCGCTCGGCCCCCCGGGGCCTCCGGCGCCACGCCCCGTGCGGGTGAGGTGCAGGGGCGAGTGGCACGAGGTCGTGTTCCGGGACGGCGCGCTCCGCTCCCCGCACACCGATGAGGAACGGCAGCGGGAGAGCGCCCTGCGGGCCTTCGGCGGGGCCGTCGCCGGCTGCTTCGCCGTGGAGCACTCCTGCACGTCGGGCACGGGAAGGCTTCCGAAGGAGCTGCGGGCACAGGTACGGGAGCTGTTCCTGCGCGCCCAGCACGGGGACACCCCCGCGGTGCTGGAGATGCTGGACGCCGGTGTGGACCTCCGGGTGAAGGACGCACGGCAGCGGGGTCTGCTGCACGTCCTGCCGCTGCTCGACCACGAGGCCCTGCTGCCCCGGCTCCTGGAGGCGGGACTCGACCTGGAGGCCAGGGACCACATGGAGCGGACCCCGCTGGGCGTGGCGGTGAGTGAAGGGGGCTCCCCCGCCCTGGTGGGGGCGCTGCTCGACGCCGGGGCCAGGATCGACGTGACGGACGCGACCGAGCTTTCGCTGTCCCAGATGATCCGCCGGTACAGGCGCGAGGACCTCGCATTCCTCAAGGAGCGCGTGGAGACGGAGCACCCGGGCATCGGGTCCGAGTGGTACGACGAGTATGTCCAGGAGAGCCCGGAGGACGAGGAACAGTGA
- a CDS encoding AAA family ATPase has translation MSTTIRPASVTPGPLEAADDLNRRLRTTRTEPAKSPQLEALALAVTANQPVLLWGEPGIGKSAGMEQLAAGLGLELETVIASVHEPSDFAGLPVVGDDPAVTGVPMAPPDWAVRLARAGQGLLFFDELSSAPPAVQAALLRVVLERRVGSLRLPEAVRVVAAANPPSSAADGWHLSPPLANRFVHLRWTHDPRTVARGMAGTWPALGVPVVDPAKVPGAAARARGAVSGFLTARPGLVHHIPADAEGRGRAWPSPRTWDMALRLLATGHAAGAGREAVAAVLTGAVGDGAGIELLSYLEHLDLPDPDRVLADPDAFALPGRGDRQLAFLIAVVAAVQGDLTRERWEAGWAVLAKAVDAGVPDVAARAAVDLAGMRDLDWPVPPGIDGFLDLLRQSGALPQGG, from the coding sequence GTGAGCACCACCATCCGGCCCGCCTCCGTCACGCCGGGACCGCTGGAGGCCGCCGACGACCTGAACCGGCGGCTGCGCACCACCCGCACCGAGCCCGCGAAGAGCCCCCAGCTGGAGGCGCTCGCACTGGCGGTGACGGCCAATCAGCCGGTGCTGCTGTGGGGCGAGCCCGGGATCGGCAAGTCCGCGGGCATGGAGCAGCTCGCCGCCGGTCTGGGGCTCGAGCTGGAGACGGTCATCGCGAGCGTCCACGAACCGTCGGACTTCGCCGGGCTGCCGGTCGTGGGCGACGATCCGGCGGTGACGGGCGTGCCGATGGCGCCGCCCGACTGGGCAGTGCGGCTCGCCCGTGCCGGACAGGGGCTCCTCTTCTTCGACGAGTTGTCGTCGGCGCCGCCCGCCGTGCAGGCGGCGCTCCTGCGGGTCGTCCTCGAACGGCGGGTGGGCAGCCTGCGCCTGCCGGAGGCCGTACGCGTCGTGGCGGCGGCCAATCCTCCGTCGAGCGCGGCCGACGGCTGGCACCTCAGCCCGCCGCTCGCCAACCGCTTCGTCCACCTCCGGTGGACGCACGACCCGCGCACCGTCGCCCGCGGCATGGCGGGGACCTGGCCCGCCCTGGGCGTACCCGTCGTCGATCCCGCCAAGGTGCCGGGGGCGGCGGCACGGGCCCGTGGTGCGGTCTCCGGGTTCCTGACGGCGCGCCCCGGCCTGGTCCACCACATCCCGGCGGACGCCGAGGGCCGGGGCCGGGCGTGGCCGTCCCCGCGGACCTGGGACATGGCGCTGCGACTGCTCGCCACGGGTCACGCGGCGGGCGCCGGCCGGGAGGCGGTCGCGGCCGTGCTCACGGGCGCGGTCGGGGACGGTGCGGGCATCGAGCTGCTGTCCTATCTGGAACACCTCGACCTGCCCGACCCGGACCGGGTGCTCGCGGACCCGGACGCGTTCGCGCTGCCGGGGCGCGGGGACCGGCAGCTCGCCTTCCTGATCGCGGTCGTCGCCGCGGTTCAGGGCGACCTGACCAGGGAGCGCTGGGAGGCGGGGTGGGCCGTGCTCGCCAAGGCCGTCGACGCCGGTGTGCCCGACGTGGCCGCCCGGGCGGCGGTGGACCTCGCCGGGATGAGGGACCTCGACTGGCCGGTGCCGCCGGGTATCGACGGCTTCCTGGACCTGCTGCGGCAGTCCGGTGCCCTTCCTCAGGGCGGCTGA